One window from the genome of Candidatus Methylomirabilota bacterium encodes:
- a CDS encoding response regulator transcription factor, whose protein sequence is MQRRRLPGDAASPTGRERLGRVLVVEDEQDVAELIRFNLRKEGYEVTVVGSGADGVRHAREGKPDVILLDIMVPQLNGWEVCRRLKQDADTRRIPIIMVTGRVDEGDKVLGFELGADDYVTKPFSPRELVARVRAVTRRGRPGDGADKKRQLKVGDLEIDRDRFEVRMKGRAVELTPKEFELLATLAGAPGRVFGREELLDLVWGRDGFVEPRTVDVHVARLRGKFIAAKVPEPGVETVRGVGYRFRDVTPR, encoded by the coding sequence TCCCGGGGACGCGGCGAGCCCGACCGGCCGCGAGCGCCTCGGTCGCGTGCTCGTCGTCGAGGACGAGCAGGACGTCGCCGAGCTCATCCGGTTCAATCTCCGGAAGGAAGGCTACGAGGTCACGGTGGTGGGCAGCGGCGCCGACGGCGTGCGCCACGCCCGCGAGGGCAAGCCCGACGTCATCCTGCTCGACATCATGGTGCCCCAGCTCAACGGGTGGGAGGTGTGCCGCCGCCTCAAGCAAGACGCAGACACACGGCGGATTCCCATCATCATGGTCACGGGCCGCGTCGACGAGGGCGACAAGGTGCTGGGTTTCGAGCTGGGCGCCGATGACTACGTGACCAAGCCCTTCTCACCGCGCGAGCTCGTGGCGCGCGTCCGGGCGGTCACCCGCCGGGGCCGGCCGGGGGACGGCGCGGACAAGAAGCGTCAGCTCAAGGTCGGCGACCTCGAAATCGACCGCGATCGCTTCGAGGTGCGGATGAAGGGTCGCGCAGTCGAGCTCACCCCCAAGGAGTTCGAGCTGCTCGCCACCCTGGCGGGCGCTCCAGGGCGCGTGTTCGGCAGAGAAGAGCTGCTGGACCTGGTCTGGGGGCGGGACGGATTCGTCGAGCCACGCACCGTAGACGTCCACGTGGCCCGGCTGCGCGGCAAGTTCATCGCCGCCAAGGTGCCGGAGCCCGGCGTGGAGACCGTCCGGGGGGTCGGGTACCGATTTCGCGATGTTACACCGCGTTAG
- the pstS gene encoding phosphate ABC transporter substrate-binding protein PstS, which translates to MMIVAVAVCFTLGDPRPIGAQMLVNGAGATFPYPIYSKWFEEYIKVDPAVRFNYQSIGSGGGIRQISERTVDFGASDGPMTDDQLKKAPGEIFHFPTVLGAVVPTYNLPGNPKLRFTGQVLADIFLGKIIKWNDERIKALNPSEALPDRPIVVVHRSDGSGTTFIWVDYLCKVSKEWEQKVGRGTSVNWPVGLGGKGNEGVAGQVKAAPGALGYVELAYAITNKLPAGAVRNQAGKFVEASIESTTAAAAGAASAMPADFRVSLTNPAGDGAYPIASFTWLLVYKEQRDEAKGKALVRFLWWAVHDGQKYPSPLLYAPIPPAVVKQIEARIGQITFGGKPILAAR; encoded by the coding sequence ATGATGATCGTGGCGGTCGCAGTATGCTTCACGCTCGGCGACCCCCGGCCGATCGGGGCGCAGATGCTGGTCAACGGCGCGGGAGCGACATTTCCGTATCCCATCTACTCCAAGTGGTTCGAGGAATACATCAAGGTCGATCCCGCGGTCCGATTCAACTACCAGTCGATCGGCAGCGGCGGAGGGATCCGCCAGATCTCGGAGCGCACGGTCGATTTTGGCGCCAGTGATGGGCCGATGACGGACGACCAGCTGAAGAAGGCCCCCGGCGAGATCTTCCACTTCCCCACCGTGCTGGGTGCGGTGGTGCCGACGTACAACCTCCCCGGCAATCCCAAGCTTCGCTTCACCGGCCAGGTGCTCGCCGACATCTTCCTGGGCAAGATCATCAAGTGGAACGATGAGCGAATCAAGGCGCTGAACCCGTCCGAGGCCCTCCCGGACCGACCCATCGTGGTGGTGCACCGCTCTGACGGCAGCGGCACCACCTTCATCTGGGTCGACTACCTCTGCAAGGTCAGCAAGGAGTGGGAGCAGAAAGTCGGTCGCGGCACTTCGGTGAACTGGCCGGTGGGCTTGGGCGGCAAGGGGAACGAGGGGGTGGCCGGGCAGGTGAAGGCGGCGCCCGGCGCGCTCGGCTATGTCGAGCTCGCCTACGCCATCACCAACAAGCTGCCCGCGGGGGCGGTGCGTAACCAGGCGGGGAAATTCGTGGAGGCCAGCATCGAGAGCACGACCGCAGCGGCGGCGGGGGCGGCGAGCGCCATGCCGGCCGACTTCCGCGTCTCGCTGACCAATCCCGCCGGGGACGGAGCGTATCCCATCGCGAGCTTCACGTGGCTGCTCGTGTACAAGGAGCAGCGGGACGAGGCCAAGGGGAAGGCGCTCGTGCGCTTCCTCTGGTGGGCGGTTCATGATGGCCAGAAGTATCCCTCGCCGCTTCTCTATGCCCCGATCCCCCCCGCAGTGGTGAAGCAGATCGAGGCGCGCATCGGGCAGATCACCTTCGGCGGCAAGCCGATCCTCGCCGCGCGGTGA
- the pstC gene encoding phosphate ABC transporter permease subunit PstC, protein MADSASLAQEARRTWTPRPATRRRAGRVGDPLFRGLLRAAAWAVVVLAGGLMAALVWESSAAIRAFGFRFVTTSTWDPVAGEFGALPFIYGTLVSSLLALLIAVPLSLGAAIYLSELAPAWVRPPVSFLIEMLAAVPSVVYGLWGIFVLVPWLRDWVQPPLGRWLGVLPLFSGPGYGVGMLAAGLILSIMVLPYITSVAREVLLAVPNAQREAALGLGATGWEAIRVAVLPYGRTGLIGAILLGLGRALGETMAVTMVIGNRPAISASLFAPGYTMASVIANEFTEATSDLYVSALVGVGLLLLVVTIVVNALARLLVWSVGAPAGARE, encoded by the coding sequence ATGGCAGATAGCGCGAGCCTCGCGCAGGAAGCCAGGCGCACCTGGACCCCCCGCCCGGCGACGCGCCGGCGGGCCGGCCGCGTGGGCGATCCGCTCTTCCGCGGCCTGCTCCGCGCGGCCGCCTGGGCGGTGGTCGTGCTCGCCGGAGGCCTGATGGCGGCGCTGGTCTGGGAGTCCAGCGCCGCCATTCGTGCCTTCGGCTTTCGCTTCGTGACGACGTCGACCTGGGACCCCGTGGCCGGCGAGTTCGGCGCACTCCCGTTCATCTACGGCACCCTCGTCTCGTCGCTCCTGGCGCTGCTCATCGCCGTCCCCCTCTCGCTCGGCGCGGCCATCTATCTCTCCGAGCTCGCGCCGGCCTGGGTGCGGCCGCCGGTCAGCTTCCTCATCGAGATGCTGGCCGCAGTGCCGAGCGTCGTCTATGGGCTCTGGGGAATCTTCGTGCTGGTGCCCTGGCTACGCGATTGGGTGCAGCCACCGCTGGGCCGCTGGCTGGGCGTTCTCCCGCTCTTCTCGGGACCCGGTTACGGGGTCGGCATGCTGGCCGCCGGCTTGATCCTGTCGATCATGGTCCTGCCGTACATCACGTCGGTTGCGCGGGAGGTGCTCCTCGCCGTTCCGAACGCCCAGCGGGAGGCCGCCCTCGGGCTCGGAGCCACCGGCTGGGAGGCCATCCGGGTGGCCGTTCTGCCCTACGGTCGCACCGGGTTGATCGGGGCGATCCTCCTGGGTCTGGGCCGGGCGCTCGGGGAGACGATGGCCGTGACCATGGTGATCGGAAACCGCCCCGCGATCTCCGCGTCGCTGTTCGCGCCCGGATACACGATGGCGAGTGTCATCGCGAACGAGTTCACCGAGGCCACGTCGGATCTCTACGTTTCGGCGCTGGTGGGGGTGGGCCTGCTCCTCCTCGTGGTCACGATCGTGGTGAACGCCCTCGCCCGTCTCCTCGTGTGGAGCGTCGGCGCGCCGGCGGGAGCACGCGAGTGA
- the pstA gene encoding phosphate ABC transporter permease PstA: MTPRARRRIDRAVSVLAALCAAAVIAPLLMIFGFLLYQGASAVNVDFFTHLPKPVGEPGGGVANAIVGSLIMIGLAGILAVPLGVLGGVYLAESRDRRLPGGVRFLADVLNGVPSIVFGIFAYTIVVIPMRRFSALAGGLALAFIMIPIIVRTAEEMVRLVPNALREAGLGIGLPQWKVTLHVVLPAARAGIVTGVIVAVARVAGETAPLLFTALGNRFWHQGLDQPIAALPLQIYAYAIAPYEDWHRQAWAGALVLITLVFLTSLAARLATRGRTVAR, translated from the coding sequence GTGACGCCCCGCGCGCGGCGCCGGATCGACCGCGCGGTGAGCGTGCTCGCCGCGCTCTGTGCGGCGGCCGTCATCGCCCCGCTGCTGATGATCTTCGGCTTCCTGCTCTACCAGGGCGCCTCGGCGGTGAACGTCGACTTCTTCACGCATCTCCCCAAGCCCGTGGGCGAGCCCGGTGGGGGAGTCGCCAACGCCATCGTGGGCAGCCTGATCATGATCGGGCTCGCCGGAATCCTCGCGGTCCCTCTCGGGGTCCTCGGCGGCGTGTACCTCGCCGAGTCGCGCGACCGCCGGCTGCCAGGGGGGGTCCGCTTCCTCGCCGACGTGCTCAACGGTGTCCCGTCCATCGTCTTCGGCATCTTCGCCTACACCATCGTGGTGATTCCGATGCGCCGCTTCTCGGCTCTCGCGGGTGGGCTCGCCCTGGCCTTCATCATGATCCCCATCATCGTGCGTACGGCGGAGGAGATGGTGCGGCTGGTGCCCAACGCGCTCCGGGAAGCCGGGCTCGGCATCGGTCTTCCGCAGTGGAAAGTGACGCTCCACGTGGTCTTGCCGGCGGCGCGGGCCGGCATCGTCACCGGCGTCATCGTGGCGGTGGCCCGGGTGGCGGGCGAGACGGCGCCGCTCCTCTTCACCGCGCTCGGCAACCGGTTCTGGCACCAGGGGTTGGATCAGCCCATCGCGGCGCTGCCGCTCCAGATCTACGCGTACGCCATCGCGCCCTACGAAGACTGGCACCGGCAGGCGTGGGCCGGCGCGCTCGTACTCATCACGCTGGTGTTTCTCACCAGCCTGGCGGCTCGGCTGGCCACGCGAGGCCGGACCGTTGCGCGCTGA
- the pstB gene encoding phosphate ABC transporter ATP-binding protein PstB: MGDGIYVRGLKAWFGPSLVIKGVDLTVAPNAVTAIIGPSGCGKSTFIRCLNRMHETVPGARVAGEVYLNDEDLYAPGVDPVDVRRRIGMVFQKANPFPTMSIFDNVAAGLRLAGVRQRAALQEEVERALTHAALWDEVKDDLDKSGVSLSGGQQQRLCIARALAVDPQILLMDEPCSALDPIATAKIEELIHELKKDLTIAIVTHNMQQAARVSEWTGFFLLGELVEFGVTKEIFTTPHDRRTEDYITGRFG, encoded by the coding sequence ATGGGAGACGGGATCTATGTCAGGGGACTGAAGGCCTGGTTCGGGCCGTCGCTGGTCATCAAAGGCGTGGACCTCACGGTGGCGCCCAATGCGGTGACCGCCATCATCGGGCCATCCGGCTGCGGCAAGTCCACGTTCATCCGTTGCCTCAATCGGATGCACGAGACGGTGCCAGGCGCCCGGGTCGCGGGCGAGGTCTACCTGAATGACGAGGACCTCTACGCACCCGGCGTGGATCCCGTGGACGTGCGCCGACGCATCGGCATGGTGTTCCAAAAGGCCAATCCGTTCCCCACCATGTCGATCTTCGACAACGTGGCCGCCGGCCTGCGACTGGCCGGTGTGCGCCAGCGCGCCGCGCTCCAGGAGGAAGTCGAGCGAGCGCTGACGCACGCGGCCCTCTGGGACGAGGTGAAGGACGATCTCGACAAGTCCGGCGTGAGCCTCTCCGGCGGCCAGCAGCAGCGGCTCTGCATCGCGCGCGCGCTCGCCGTCGACCCGCAGATTCTCCTCATGGACGAGCCGTGCTCCGCCCTCGACCCCATCGCGACCGCCAAGATCGAGGAGCTGATCCACGAGCTCAAGAAAGATCTCACCATTGCCATCGTGACCCACAACATGCAGCAGGCGGCCCGCGTCTCGGAGTGGACCGGCTTCTTCCTCCTGGGCGAGCTCGTCGAGTTCGGTGTGACGAAGGAGATCTTCACCACCCCCCACGACCGCCGCACGGAAGACTACATCACCGGGCGATTTGGATAG
- the phoU gene encoding phosphate signaling complex protein PhoU: MTRHFHEELEALKQTLLAMGGLVEDQIRRVMRALLERDDALAREVIDRDRQVNAYDVEVDEQCVELLALHQPAASDLRFITTAMKIVTDLERIGDQAVNIAQRALELHQEPQLKPYVDLPRMAEMAQRMVKESLDAFVTRDTELARRICGEDAAVDALKEQIFRELLTFMMGDPRTIPRALRLILISRFMERVADHATNIAEMVVYMVEGKMVRHTLA, translated from the coding sequence ATGACCCGACATTTCCACGAGGAGCTGGAAGCGCTCAAGCAGACCCTTCTTGCCATGGGGGGCTTAGTCGAGGACCAGATCCGCCGCGTGATGCGGGCCCTCCTCGAGCGAGACGACGCGCTGGCTCGCGAGGTCATCGACCGCGACCGGCAGGTCAACGCGTATGACGTCGAAGTGGACGAGCAATGCGTGGAGCTCCTCGCCCTGCACCAGCCGGCGGCGAGCGATCTGCGCTTCATCACCACCGCCATGAAGATCGTGACCGATCTCGAGCGCATCGGGGACCAGGCGGTGAACATCGCCCAGCGGGCGCTCGAGCTCCACCAGGAGCCGCAGCTCAAGCCCTACGTGGACCTGCCGCGGATGGCGGAGATGGCCCAGCGGATGGTCAAGGAGAGCCTGGACGCCTTCGTGACCCGGGACACCGAGCTGGCGCGACGGATATGCGGCGAGGACGCTGCGGTGGACGCCCTCAAGGAGCAGATCTTCCGTGAGCTCCTCACGTTCATGATGGGCGACCCGCGGACCATTCCCCGGGCGCTGCGCCTCATCCTGATCTCGCGCTTCATGGAGCGCGTGGCCGACCACGCCACCAACATCGCGGAGATGGTGGTCTACATGGTCGAGGGCAAGATGGTGCGGCACACCCTGGCGTAG
- a CDS encoding TIGR00730 family Rossman fold protein: MSADRRYQLQSEQGNRAVDALLEQLRVPESSWRLYAEMLITVLKMFEDGAGVADLKITSAALKEMRYGVKVFAPWRSVPKVTVFGSARTLPEHPVSRQAAAFGRRMREAGWMVMTGAGSGVMGAAQEGAGRERSFGLNIRLPFEQEANPWIADDPKLITFKYFFTRKLFLVREAHAMAYFPGGFGTADEVFETLTLIQTGKAALAPVLLVDSPGGKFWEGFEDFMREYMARDGMISPEDLALYRRTDDVEAAVAECERFYRVFHSQRYVGERLVFRLRRPLEASTVTKLSGDFSDILSGPIEQTEGPLDGEGGELPGLPRLRLPFNRRSFGRLRLLIDAVNQG, from the coding sequence GTGAGTGCGGATCGACGCTATCAGCTCCAGTCGGAGCAGGGGAATCGTGCCGTCGACGCTCTCCTCGAGCAGCTCCGGGTCCCCGAGAGCTCGTGGCGCCTCTACGCCGAGATGCTCATCACCGTCCTCAAGATGTTCGAGGACGGCGCGGGGGTGGCGGACCTCAAGATCACCAGCGCCGCCCTCAAGGAGATGCGCTACGGCGTCAAGGTGTTCGCGCCGTGGCGCAGCGTGCCCAAGGTGACGGTGTTCGGCTCCGCCCGCACGCTGCCGGAGCACCCTGTATCCCGCCAGGCCGCGGCGTTCGGCCGCCGCATGCGGGAGGCGGGCTGGATGGTGATGACGGGGGCGGGGAGCGGCGTGATGGGCGCGGCCCAGGAAGGGGCGGGGCGCGAGCGTTCGTTCGGGCTCAACATCCGTCTGCCCTTCGAGCAGGAAGCCAATCCCTGGATCGCCGACGATCCCAAGCTCATCACGTTCAAGTACTTCTTCACCCGCAAGCTCTTCCTCGTGCGCGAGGCGCACGCGATGGCCTACTTCCCCGGGGGCTTCGGCACCGCCGACGAGGTGTTCGAGACCCTCACCCTCATCCAGACGGGGAAGGCCGCGCTGGCGCCGGTGCTGCTGGTAGACTCACCGGGCGGCAAGTTCTGGGAGGGCTTCGAGGACTTCATGCGCGAGTACATGGCCCGCGACGGCATGATCTCGCCCGAGGACCTGGCCCTCTACCGGCGCACCGACGACGTCGAGGCCGCGGTGGCCGAGTGCGAGCGCTTCTACCGCGTGTTTCACTCGCAGCGCTACGTGGGCGAGCGGCTCGTGTTCCGGCTGCGCCGGCCCCTGGAGGCGTCCACGGTGACGAAGCTCTCCGGGGATTTTTCCGACATCCTGAGCGGTCCCATCGAGCAGACGGAGGGACCGCTGGATGGCGAAGGGGGCGAGCTACCGGGGCTGCCGCGCCTCCGGCTGCCGTTCAACCGGCGCAGCTTCGGGCGTCTGCGCCTCCTGATCGACGCGGTGAACCAGGGCTAG
- a CDS encoding DMT family transporter has product MSADLVLVVANVVYATSYAATRLTLDHVPPATLALIRLVIGALVLIPLAVALRPAAAAPIRRADRWSILWMGVLGFAGAFAFSHWGIARSTATNAALLITVEPISLILLSPWALGERLTRREGLGAALALAGAAVVVVNGIPGLTAALVPHWRGDLLLILAGLAYAAYSLFGRGVLARHPAIAVTAWSIAWGVAAMLPLAALEWSAGAELRLNGPAILGVLYLAVLITALGYLAWNWALERVPAPRAAIFLNIQPLVGALLGVYYLGEPLTAFTVAGGVLILIGLTLTVKTPGRG; this is encoded by the coding sequence ATGTCTGCGGACCTGGTCCTCGTCGTCGCCAACGTGGTCTACGCCACGTCGTACGCCGCCACGCGCCTCACCCTGGACCATGTCCCACCCGCCACCCTCGCCCTGATCCGACTGGTGATCGGGGCCCTCGTGCTGATCCCGCTGGCGGTGGCGCTCCGGCCCGCCGCGGCGGCGCCGATCAGGCGCGCGGACCGCTGGAGCATCCTGTGGATGGGTGTGCTCGGCTTCGCGGGGGCCTTCGCGTTCTCGCACTGGGGCATCGCCCGCTCCACCGCCACGAACGCGGCGCTGCTCATCACAGTGGAGCCGATCTCGCTGATCCTCCTCTCGCCGTGGGCGCTGGGCGAGCGGCTCACGCGGCGGGAAGGACTGGGGGCGGCGCTGGCCCTGGCCGGCGCGGCGGTGGTGGTGGTCAACGGCATTCCCGGCCTCACCGCGGCGCTCGTGCCCCACTGGCGCGGGGACCTGTTGCTCATCCTCGCCGGCCTCGCCTACGCCGCGTACTCGCTATTCGGGCGGGGCGTGCTCGCCCGGCATCCCGCCATCGCGGTCACCGCGTGGTCCATCGCGTGGGGCGTGGCGGCCATGCTTCCGCTGGCCGCGCTCGAGTGGTCGGCGGGCGCCGAGCTCCGGCTCAACGGGCCGGCGATACTGGGGGTGCTCTACCTGGCCGTCCTCATCACGGCGCTGGGCTACCTCGCGTGGAACTGGGCGCTCGAGCGGGTGCCCGCGCCCCGCGCCGCTATCTTCCTCAACATCCAGCCGCTGGTGGGCGCGCTCCTGGGTGTCTACTATCTGGGCGAGCCCCTGACCGCGTTCACGGTGGCCGGCGGCGTGCTGATCCTGATCGGTCTGACTCTCACCGTCAAAACGCCGGGGAGAGGCTAG
- a CDS encoding NAD+ synthase — translation MRRVRVALAQVNPTVGAVESNARMVIAWMDRARALGADVMAFPELVLTGYPPEDLVFKPAFIEANLRALADVASHSKGLTAVVGFVDKRDDIFNAAAMLHDGAHVGTYHKQYLPNYGVFDENRYFQAGTESPVFALGDRVLAANICEDIWYPTGPTTVQALAGADLVISINASPFHAGKAKFREKMLATRAADDLVCLAFVNTVGGQDELVFDGQSFIFDEKGERVARGRAFEEDLVVADLELDNVFRARLHDSRRRKEKLRSEGSARRIALPPLAPRPQPPLPPRETPEIGRLEETYQALVVGLRDYVRKNGFRHVAVGLSGGIDSALVACIAVEALGAANVTGVTMPSPYSSAGTRRDAARVAKHLGIEFLRLPITGVFAAYRRALAKPFKGLREDVAEENLQARIRGNYLMALSNKFGWLILTTGNKSEIGVGYSTLYGDMAGGFAVIKDVPKTLVYEVSEHVNARAGRELIPRSIFERAPSAELRHGQTDQDSLPPYPVLDAILEAYVEGDQSLPEIVAQGFDESTVRRVIALVDRNEYKRRQGPIGIKITPRAFGRDWRLPIVNQFKE, via the coding sequence ATGAGACGGGTCCGGGTCGCCCTTGCCCAGGTCAACCCCACGGTGGGGGCGGTCGAGTCGAACGCGCGCATGGTGATCGCGTGGATGGACCGCGCACGGGCTCTTGGGGCGGACGTGATGGCATTCCCGGAGCTGGTGCTCACCGGCTATCCTCCCGAGGATCTGGTCTTCAAGCCCGCCTTCATCGAGGCAAATCTGCGGGCGCTCGCCGACGTCGCCTCCCACAGCAAAGGCCTTACCGCGGTGGTGGGCTTCGTGGACAAGCGCGACGACATCTTCAACGCCGCCGCCATGCTCCACGACGGCGCGCACGTGGGGACCTACCACAAGCAGTACCTGCCGAACTACGGCGTGTTCGACGAGAACCGGTACTTCCAGGCCGGCACCGAGAGCCCGGTGTTCGCGCTCGGCGACCGCGTGCTCGCGGCCAACATCTGCGAGGACATCTGGTATCCCACCGGCCCGACCACCGTGCAGGCGCTCGCCGGCGCGGATCTCGTCATCAGCATCAACGCCTCGCCGTTCCACGCGGGGAAGGCGAAGTTCCGCGAGAAGATGCTGGCGACGCGGGCCGCCGACGACCTCGTGTGCCTCGCCTTCGTGAACACGGTGGGCGGGCAGGACGAGCTCGTCTTCGACGGCCAGTCGTTCATCTTCGACGAGAAGGGCGAGCGGGTGGCGCGCGGCCGCGCCTTCGAGGAGGACCTGGTCGTCGCGGACCTCGAGCTCGACAATGTGTTCCGCGCTCGGCTGCACGATTCCCGCCGCCGCAAGGAGAAGCTGCGGAGTGAGGGATCGGCGCGGCGCATCGCGCTGCCGCCCTTGGCCCCGCGCCCGCAACCCCCGCTCCCGCCGCGTGAGACTCCCGAGATCGGGCGGCTCGAGGAGACCTACCAGGCCCTGGTGGTGGGGTTGCGCGACTACGTGCGGAAGAACGGCTTCCGCCACGTGGCGGTGGGGCTCTCCGGCGGTATCGACTCGGCGCTGGTCGCCTGCATCGCGGTCGAGGCCCTGGGCGCCGCCAACGTGACCGGGGTGACCATGCCCTCGCCGTATTCCTCCGCGGGCACCCGCCGCGACGCGGCGCGGGTGGCGAAGCATCTCGGCATCGAGTTCCTGCGCCTTCCCATCACCGGCGTGTTCGCCGCGTATCGCCGCGCGCTCGCCAAGCCGTTCAAGGGCCTCAGGGAAGACGTGGCCGAGGAGAATCTTCAGGCCCGCATCCGCGGCAACTACCTCATGGCGCTCTCGAACAAGTTCGGCTGGCTCATCCTCACCACCGGCAACAAGAGCGAGATCGGGGTCGGCTACTCCACACTCTACGGCGACATGGCGGGCGGCTTCGCCGTCATCAAGGACGTGCCGAAGACGCTGGTCTACGAGGTCTCGGAGCACGTCAACGCGCGGGCCGGCCGGGAGCTCATCCCGCGCAGCATCTTCGAGCGGGCGCCCTCCGCCGAGCTGCGTCACGGCCAGACGGACCAGGACTCGCTGCCCCCATATCCCGTGCTCGACGCCATCCTCGAGGCCTACGTGGAGGGCGACCAGAGCCTGCCCGAGATCGTCGCCCAGGGCTTCGACGAAAGCACCGTGCGACGAGTCATCGCGCTGGTCGACCGGAACGAATACAAGCGCCGGCAGGGTCCCATCGGCATCAAGATCACGCCGCGCGCGTTCGGACGCGACTGGCGACTGCCGATCGTGAATCAGTTCAAGGAGTAG
- a CDS encoding GspE/PulE family protein: protein MSTDQQIPEVAPEQEPAAAAPERITVGLDSLQDTIARLAKQFENAPRRRATDHPPKRYTSKFEYLVEQQLISQQDLDAAIAEAKRAATHVDLILMQQYNISKAQIGQSSSVFYRVPFIEFDERLVISPDLVREIKVEYLKKNYWIPLRREGGAVVVLVDDPHDLAKVDSVERALKNQKVKLAVGFRSDILRFIAIASGEQAPRNPSATAESIQDIIGTLKAEDDGSSAAADGHDVAEVDENDSAIVRLSGQVILAAYQARASDIHIEPYGPQKDTIIRFRVDGSCQEYMKLPGAFRRPLVARIKIMSRLDIAERRKPQDGKIKIALPEREIELRVATIPTALGDEDVVMRILASNEPIPIDKLGMNERNLGEMKRISQRPYGLILCVGPTGSGKTTTLHSVLGFINKPDRKIWTAEDPVEITQYGLRQVQVNPKIGFNFAAAMRAFLRADPDVIMVGEMRDEETASVGIEASLTGHLVLSTLHTNSAPETVVRLVDMGCDPFNFSDAMLGILAQRLVKRICDGCKEPYQPTPEQFEEVVLAYGREEWETLGIKHDGGFKLYRGRGCDKCAKTGYTGRAAIHELLVTSAEIKRLIQTRARATEILTVAREGGMTTLLQDGISKALAGVTDVKQVKAVANA from the coding sequence GTGAGCACAGACCAGCAGATCCCCGAAGTCGCGCCGGAGCAAGAGCCCGCCGCCGCGGCGCCGGAGCGGATCACGGTCGGTCTCGACAGCCTCCAGGACACCATCGCGCGGCTCGCCAAGCAGTTCGAGAACGCGCCTCGCCGCCGAGCCACCGACCATCCTCCCAAGCGCTACACTTCGAAGTTCGAGTACCTCGTCGAGCAGCAGCTGATCAGCCAGCAGGATCTCGACGCGGCCATCGCCGAGGCCAAGCGCGCCGCGACGCACGTCGACCTGATCCTGATGCAGCAGTACAACATCAGCAAGGCGCAGATCGGCCAGTCTTCCTCGGTGTTCTACCGGGTGCCGTTCATCGAGTTCGACGAGCGCCTCGTCATCTCGCCCGACCTCGTGCGCGAGATCAAGGTCGAGTACCTCAAGAAGAACTACTGGATCCCGCTCAGGCGCGAGGGGGGCGCGGTGGTCGTGCTGGTGGACGACCCCCACGACCTCGCCAAGGTCGACAGTGTCGAGCGGGCGCTCAAGAACCAGAAGGTCAAGCTCGCCGTCGGCTTCCGCAGCGACATCCTCCGCTTCATCGCGATCGCGAGCGGCGAGCAGGCCCCGCGGAACCCCAGCGCCACCGCCGAGTCCATCCAGGACATCATCGGGACGCTCAAGGCCGAGGACGACGGTTCGAGCGCCGCCGCCGACGGCCACGACGTCGCGGAGGTGGACGAGAACGACAGCGCGATCGTGCGGCTGTCCGGCCAGGTGATCCTCGCCGCCTATCAGGCGCGCGCCTCCGACATCCACATCGAGCCGTACGGGCCGCAGAAGGACACCATCATCCGGTTCCGCGTCGACGGGAGCTGCCAGGAGTACATGAAGCTGCCCGGGGCGTTCCGGCGGCCCCTCGTCGCCCGGATCAAGATCATGTCGCGGCTCGACATCGCGGAGCGGCGCAAGCCACAGGACGGCAAGATCAAGATCGCGCTCCCCGAGCGGGAAATCGAGCTGCGTGTCGCCACCATCCCCACCGCGCTGGGGGACGAGGACGTGGTGATGCGCATCCTCGCCTCCAACGAGCCGATCCCCATCGACAAGCTCGGGATGAACGAGCGGAACCTGGGCGAGATGAAGCGGATCTCGCAGCGTCCCTACGGGCTCATCCTCTGCGTGGGCCCCACCGGCTCCGGCAAGACGACCACGCTCCACTCCGTGCTCGGCTTCATCAACAAGCCGGACCGGAAGATCTGGACCGCGGAGGACCCCGTCGAGATCACCCAGTACGGCCTCCGCCAGGTCCAGGTGAACCCCAAGATCGGGTTCAACTTCGCCGCCGCCATGCGCGCCTTCCTCCGCGCCGATCCCGACGTGATCATGGTCGGAGAGATGCGCGACGAGGAGACGGCGTCGGTGGGCATCGAGGCCTCGCTGACCGGCCACCTCGTGCTCAGCACCCTGCACACGAACAGCGCCCCCGAGACGGTGGTGCGCCTGGTGGACATGGGCTGCGACCCCTTCAACTTTTCCGACGCGATGCTCGGGATCCTCGCCCAGCGGCTGGTCAAGCGCATCTGCGACGGATGCAAGGAGCCCTATCAGCCGACGCCCGAGCAGTTCGAGGAGGTCGTCCTGGCCTACGGCCGGGAAGAGTGGGAGACGCTCGGCATCAAGCACGACGGAGGCTTCAAGCTCTACCGCGGCCGCGGCTGCGACAAGTGCGCCAAGACGGGCTATACGGGCCGCGCCGCCATCCACGAGCTACTCGTGACCTCCGCGGAGATCAAGCGCCTCATCCAGACGCGGGCGCGCGCCACCGAGATCCTGACCGTCGCCCGGGAGGGGGGCATGACCACCCTGCTCCAGGACGGCATCAGCAAGGCCCTCGCCGGCGTCACCGACGTGAAGCAGGTCAAGGCGGTGGCGAACGCCTGA